Below is a genomic region from Henckelia pumila isolate YLH828 chromosome 3, ASM3356847v2, whole genome shotgun sequence.
CGATAATGCTCGATCTTATATTCTACATTTTGTTTATAAAGTATAGAAATATGGAGGTTACAATTTGTCGGAAAAATAAAAGAGTATACAGCTAATATACTTGCCCAAGTTACCCGTCATGGAAGCCTTAAAACTAAGTAACGTGGAGGCCCATTGATTTGCAATATTTGTGGAGCGGAACAACAATCGAATTCTTGAGAATGAATATCATCCTGGGATTCCACATAACTAATTTTCTTCAAACATAAAGCATTACCCTTGAAAAATTCCACCAGTTTTCTTGCATCTCTATCTCTCCTTGCATGCACGTTCTGAGAAATTTCAAGTtcccccaaacagcatcgccAGCAGCTCGAACCGCCACAGCCGCAGTTTCCATCAATCACTTGGCCTTTATCCATTTCCTCTTGTTGGTACAGAAAGTCGAGCCTCATAACAACAGACTCCTCCGTCCCTAATTCCATCAAAACAGAAGACGGTCGACGGCATATTCGCAGAAATTCTTCCAAAATCAATAGACACGACCGTCCTATCTGTGCATGCCGGTTCATTATCTTTAACCTCAGTCGCTTAATATCGCATGACAAATAATCTAGTGCCCGTGACGCTATCCATTTGGATTTACCATTAGAAATAAGAGTCAAAACTTTACAAAGTGGCAAATTGACGAGATACATGGCTATTTTGTCAAAGCTAATCCCATAAAGATGATCACGACAACGGAACGAAAGATCGTGATTAATCTCAACCTCATCCGAAGCTTCAATCCAAGTAATGTCCAAACGACAATTACCACTATATCTGAATCGATTCAAGCAGCAAGTATCAAACACAATATGAGTCACATCGTCACATTCTATCAATGAGAAACTCATAAGCCTTCCGCTTGTAACAGCGAAACTTTCTTTCAACTTACATTTGTCCAACGACAAGTTTTCGAGCCATAGGAACTCCGGAATCAACTTCTCAAACTCATCAACATCAGATATATCCGTCTCAACCAGGTTGATCTCTTTGAGTTTCTTTAAAAGACAAGCCTGGATAATTCTTTCTAGACTAGAAGAATCGCCCCGAAAACCAAGAGACCGGAGGCCGGGGGCTTCTATAGAAACAGATTGATCATCACCGAACAAATGCAAGCGAACAGTATGAATTCCTTCTAAGCCGACAACATTCAACACCTTGAAACCTACGCACTGAGTAATCCGAAGATCCTCCAAATGAAAACAAGAAGATATCACTTGATGAAAAGTACTCTCATCAATTCTAACCCTGTGAAGCTTAAGCTTCCTAAGAGAAAACCCGATTCCAATCGAATTAATTGAACCCGAAAACTCACAACCCTCCAACTTCAAAACCCTCAACCATTTTGAATTCCAGACACATGGTGGCAAAACATAGTACTGCTTCCCATCTTCAGAACGTGTTTGATTATTCCAGATAACAAGAATCAACTGGTTCAACTTCAGTGTCACCGCGCAGTCTATCCACGAGTCAAGGTGTTTACAATCCCTTTGAGCTCGGTAGATTCTAATATCCAATCTCTCAGTAAATATCGAGCTTTCACAACGACGACGCATTGTGCGGTCCACGGAGTCACAGAAATTTGCTTTCACTGTCTTGTGATTCTTGGAGAACTCGTATTCATCAAAAACCAATATGGGGAATGAATTCCACACGCAGTTCCAGTGTTTGGACAAGATTCCAGTTTTTGTGGCGTCTTTCTCCGAAAGTAAGGACAATACCTCGTGTAGAACATGGTCGGGCAAGTGGGATATCCTGTCTTCCATGGAGCAATGAACAAACTgggaaaaaaagaatgaaaattGAAATCCGACGTAAATCGATCTAAGGCCATGCACAATCAACAAGACTCGCAGCTCAAGATTTAAAGCCTAGTTACTATTTTCATAATAATTTTGTGACTTTATCATATGGAATTAAACAAATCAggaaacaatttttttaaaaaaattacctgTGAAGTAATAAAGATTGGTTTATTGAAAATTTCTATCCCCGCCTTAGCATGAAGAAGTAGAAGAAGAGGATTCGAGGGTACTTTGAAGAGGAAAAAAGGGGTTTTGCTTTGTCGGTAAGCAATTTTCGCTCTTAGATCTCTCAATattttttcagatttttttccTCTTAACTTGTAGTGTGTgtgtttttattatataataaaaaaaactagtaAATATGACATGCCTAGTAAGTGGAAGACATTTTTATGTCAACGTATTTGGTTATGTGATAATTGTTaaagttttggtgataacaaaagtGATCCAAATAAGTCTAACCAGACCAAAGAGACAAATCAAACTGATTAAGCAAGACAAGTTATTTGAACATGTTGGGATATCAACCAAAGTTCCACATTGGTAGATCAAGAAAATGATCATGGGTTAATAAATGGAATGATATCTCCATTGGTATGAGACCTTTTGGTGGGTTCCAAAAGCAAAACCATGAGGGTTGGAcccaaagtggacaatatcataccatTATGGAGATATCCGAGTTCCGTTgttccaacaagtggtatcagagccatggttTGATCAAGCCAATGTGGGTGGAATCCTCGGAATTAAACGAAGGAGGTGAGGCTCCCGGTAAGATCCATGTTAAGCTCTCGAGGGGTGATGCTCTCGGGAATTCATGTAAGGCGTGTGCCTCAACACAGTGAAGTGGAGTAGCCTCGATTGGGAGGACGGATTAAGGGGAGGCCCGGACCATGTGAATAATGGTGTGACTTCATTTGAGGGGAGGATTGTTGGGATATCAACCAAAGTTCCACATTGGTAGATCAAGAAAATGATCATGAGTTAATAAATGGAATGATATCTCCATTGGTATGAGACCTTTTGGTGGgtttcaaaagcaaaatcatGAGGGTTGGACCCAAAGTGGACAATATTATACCATTATGGAGATATCCGAGTTCCGTTgttccaacaagtggtatcagagccatggttTGATCAAGCCAATGTGGGTGGAATCCTTGGAATTAAACGAAGGAGGTGAGGCTCCCGGTAAGATCCGTGTTAAGCTCTCGAGGGGTGATGCTCCCGGGAATTCATGTAAGGCGTGTGCCTCAACGCAGTGAAGTGGAGTAGCCTCGATTGGAGGACGGATTGAGGGGAGGCCCGGACCATGTGAATAATGGTGTGACTTCGTTTGAGGGAAGGATTATTGGGATATCAACCAAAGTTCCACATTGGTAGATCAAGGAAATGATCATGGGTTAAATGGAATGATATCTCCATTGGTATGAGGCCTTTTGGTGGGTTCCAAAAGCAAAACCATGAGGGTTGGAcccaaagtggacaatatcataTCATTGTGGAGATATCCGAGTTCCGTTGTTCCAACAGA
It encodes:
- the LOC140888348 gene encoding F-box/LRR-repeat protein At3g26922-like; this translates as MEDRISHLPDHVLHEVLSLLSEKDATKTGILSKHWNCVWNSFPILVFDEYEFSKNHKTVKANFCDSVDRTMRRRCESSIFTERLDIRIYRAQRDCKHLDSWIDCAVTLKLNQLILVIWNNQTRSEDGKQYYVLPPCVWNSKWLRVLKLEGCEFSGSINSIGIGFSLRKLKLHRVRIDESTFHQVISSCFHLEDLRITQCVGFKVLNVVGLEGIHTVRLHLFGDDQSVSIEAPGLRSLGFRGDSSSLERIIQACLLKKLKEINLVETDISDVDEFEKLIPEFLWLENLSLDKCKLKESFAVTSGRLMSFSLIECDDVTHIVFDTCCLNRFRYSGNCRLDITWIEASDEVEINHDLSFRCRDHLYGISFDKIAMYLVNLPLCKVLTLISNGKSKWIASRALDYLSCDIKRLRLKIMNRHAQIGRSCLLILEEFLRICRRPSSVLMELGTEESVVMRLDFLYQQEEMDKGQVIDGNCGCGGSSCWRCCLGELEISQNVHARRDRDARKLVEFFKDLEEVQISQSFHAMRGRDARNLVEYFKDNALRLKKISYVESEDDIHSQVF